One Nocardia sp. BMG111209 DNA segment encodes these proteins:
- a CDS encoding KasA/KasB family beta-ketoacyl-ACP synthase: MTVTTASQTRGVVVTGMAATTSLAADLDATWAALLAGQSGIGPLDDDFVAAYDLPVRIGGTLRQPPGDRLTRVEQRRHSFVQQLALVLGREVWQHAGAPEVDGERLAVAIGTGLGGGDAFVTAVDAMRTGGYRKVPALTVPMVMPNGPAARVGLEFGAKAGVYAPTSACSSGAEAVAQAWRLIATGEADVVIAGGVEGFIDAVPIAGFAMMRAMSTRNDEPARASRPFDRDRDGFVFGEAGALLVLESEGFAAARGATVHGRVLGAGITSDGYHITGSEPEGAGAARAMRKAIESAGLTGTDIRHVNAHATATRVGDASEANAIAAVAPTATVYAPKSALGHSIGAVGALEAILTLCALRDQQVPPTLNFEHPDPSVELDIVHGAARPQRMDHALSNSFGFGGHNVALALGRA, from the coding sequence ATGACTGTAACGACTGCTTCACAAACGCGCGGTGTCGTCGTCACCGGGATGGCGGCGACCACCTCGCTGGCGGCCGATCTCGACGCGACCTGGGCCGCGCTGCTGGCCGGGCAGAGCGGAATCGGGCCGCTGGACGACGATTTCGTCGCCGCCTACGACCTGCCGGTGCGCATCGGCGGTACGTTGCGGCAGCCGCCGGGGGATCGGCTCACCCGCGTCGAGCAGCGGCGGCACTCGTTCGTGCAGCAGCTGGCGCTGGTGCTGGGCCGGGAGGTGTGGCAGCACGCGGGCGCACCCGAGGTCGACGGGGAGCGGCTGGCGGTCGCGATCGGCACCGGGCTCGGCGGCGGCGACGCCTTCGTGACCGCGGTCGACGCGATGCGCACCGGCGGCTACCGCAAGGTGCCGGCGCTGACGGTGCCGATGGTCATGCCGAACGGCCCGGCGGCGCGGGTCGGACTCGAATTCGGCGCCAAGGCAGGCGTTTACGCGCCGACCTCGGCCTGCTCGTCGGGGGCCGAGGCCGTCGCGCAGGCGTGGCGGCTGATCGCCACCGGCGAGGCCGATGTGGTGATCGCGGGCGGCGTCGAGGGCTTCATCGATGCCGTGCCGATCGCCGGCTTCGCGATGATGCGCGCGATGAGCACCCGCAACGACGAACCCGCCCGTGCCTCCCGGCCGTTCGACCGGGACCGGGACGGTTTCGTCTTCGGCGAGGCGGGTGCGCTGCTGGTGCTGGAGTCCGAGGGCTTCGCGGCCGCGCGCGGGGCCACCGTGCACGGCCGGGTGCTCGGCGCCGGGATCACCTCCGACGGCTATCACATCACCGGGTCCGAACCGGAGGGTGCGGGTGCGGCGCGGGCGATGCGGAAGGCGATCGAATCGGCGGGCCTGACCGGCACGGATATCCGGCACGTGAACGCGCACGCGACCGCCACTCGGGTGGGCGACGCGTCCGAGGCCAACGCCATCGCCGCCGTCGCCCCCACGGCCACGGTGTACGCGCCGAAGTCGGCGCTGGGGCATTCCATCGGCGCGGTCGGCGCGCTCGAGGCCATCCTCACGCTGTGCGCCCTGCGCGATCAGCAGGTCCCGCCGACCCTCAACTTCGAACACCCCGATCCCTCGGTCGAACTCGACATCGTGCACGGCGCGGCGCGGCCGCAGCGCATGGACCACGCGCTGAGCAACTCGTTCGGTTTCGGTGGGCACAACGTGGCCCTGGCCCTCGGCCGCGCCTGA
- a CDS encoding glycoside hydrolase domain-containing protein, with protein sequence MRLGLDYAGGRPGGGAIGAAGYSFVVRYLSDGGPGLPGKLLTPAEADDLRANNIDIVGNWETTATRMLDGYDAGARDAHAALGQALACGGRADRPIYFSADFDATPAQQVPIDAYLRGAGSVLQPANVGIYGGYWPVSRALNNGTAAWAWQTGAWSGGNIDTRINLYQRIGFVRVGGVECDVNEAHTNDFGQWSVISKGGEMQLTDTLTDAYGNPVTVGDILKWISFHADLTVDGLGGPGSRTALPPDQKMTGHPALGGRTIVGAIAEIGQALKLPGFDPEQA encoded by the coding sequence ATGCGGCTGGGACTGGACTATGCCGGTGGCCGCCCCGGCGGCGGCGCGATCGGCGCCGCCGGATACTCGTTCGTCGTACGTTATCTCAGCGACGGGGGGCCCGGACTACCCGGGAAACTGCTCACCCCGGCGGAGGCAGACGACCTGCGCGCCAACAACATCGACATCGTCGGCAACTGGGAGACCACGGCGACCCGGATGCTCGACGGCTACGACGCCGGCGCCCGCGACGCGCACGCCGCGCTCGGTCAGGCCCTGGCCTGCGGCGGCCGGGCGGACCGGCCGATCTATTTCTCCGCCGACTTCGATGCCACACCCGCGCAACAGGTTCCGATCGACGCCTATCTGCGCGGCGCCGGCTCGGTGCTGCAACCCGCGAATGTCGGTATCTACGGCGGATATTGGCCCGTCTCGCGGGCGTTGAACAACGGCACCGCGGCCTGGGCGTGGCAGACCGGCGCCTGGTCCGGCGGCAATATCGACACCCGGATCAACCTGTACCAGCGCATCGGGTTCGTCCGCGTCGGCGGGGTGGAATGCGATGTGAACGAGGCGCACACGAACGATTTCGGGCAATGGTCGGTAATCAGCAAGGGAGGCGAGATGCAGTTGACGGACACCCTGACCGATGCATACGGGAATCCGGTGACGGTCGGCGACATTCTGAAGTGGATCAGCTTTCATGCCGATCTCACCGTGGACGGGCTCGGCGGTCCCGGTTCGCGGACCGCCCTGCCGCCCGATCAGAAGATGACCGGCCACCCCGCACTCGGCGGCCGCACCATCGTCGGCGCGATCGCGGAGATCGGCCAGGCGCTGAAACTGCCGGGTTTCGATCCGGAGCAGGCCTGA
- a CDS encoding TetR/AcrR family transcriptional regulator, which translates to MPRPPDHVRRAELLSGVIGYLGEYGLTELSLRPLAAYLGTSSRMLIHYFGTKEQMLIAALETQRPDIAGMFADIPDLATLRTVMSESFCVNTTADWISSTRVLLQVLGVASIPDSPFRGYAEDAVHVLVEALTTTLSRFHPTVADPESTATVLVSGIRGLLQDRLVTGDDDRVDRAARMLIDRMLTPGPSADR; encoded by the coding sequence GTGCCCAGGCCCCCCGACCACGTCCGCCGCGCCGAACTGCTGTCCGGCGTCATCGGCTATCTCGGCGAATACGGATTGACCGAATTGTCGCTACGTCCCCTCGCGGCGTACCTCGGCACGAGTTCCCGCATGCTGATCCACTATTTCGGCACCAAGGAGCAGATGCTGATCGCCGCGCTGGAGACCCAGCGCCCGGACATCGCCGGAATGTTCGCGGACATACCGGATCTGGCGACCCTGCGCACGGTCATGAGCGAATCGTTCTGCGTGAACACCACCGCCGACTGGATCTCGAGCACCCGGGTGCTCCTCCAGGTCCTCGGCGTCGCCTCGATTCCGGACAGCCCCTTCCGCGGCTACGCCGAGGACGCCGTCCACGTCCTGGTCGAAGCCCTCACCACCACCCTGTCCCGCTTCCACCCGACCGTAGCCGACCCCGAATCCACCGCCACGGTCCTGGTCTCCGGCATCCGCGGCCTGCTCCAGGACCGATTGGTCACCGGCGACGACGACCGGGTCGACCGCGCCGCCCGCATGCTCATCGACCGGATGCTCACACCCGGCCCGTCCGCGGATCGATAG
- a CDS encoding SRPBCC domain-containing protein, producing the protein MGFVIDESVEIGASAEIVWQVLTDFGAYGEWNPFALECRTTLRPGEPIDMLVQLTGSQPRKQREFIRTHTPGTEFSYSMKPIPLGALHSLRTQTVTPVSADHCRYHSHFELAGWLQPVVAASLGAAMRRGFAGMTAGLRERAEKLA; encoded by the coding sequence ATGGGTTTTGTGATCGATGAGAGCGTCGAGATCGGGGCGAGCGCCGAGATCGTGTGGCAGGTGCTCACCGATTTCGGCGCGTACGGGGAGTGGAATCCGTTCGCGCTGGAGTGCCGGACCACCTTGCGCCCCGGGGAGCCGATCGACATGCTGGTACAGCTGACCGGTTCCCAGCCGCGCAAACAGCGGGAGTTCATCCGAACCCACACGCCCGGAACGGAATTCAGCTACTCGATGAAGCCGATCCCGCTGGGTGCGCTGCACAGTCTGCGCACCCAGACCGTCACCCCGGTCTCGGCGGACCACTGCCGGTACCACTCGCACTTCGAACTTGCCGGGTGGTTGCAACCGGTGGTCGCCGCCTCGCTGGGGGCGGCGATGCGGCGCGGATTCGCGGGGATGACCGCCGGACTGCGGGAGCGGGCCGAGAAACTGGCCTGA
- a CDS encoding helix-turn-helix transcriptional regulator, with protein sequence MSDTTLHGYADIAAVGTLLADPTRARVLAALADGRALPASVLAAEAGVAASTASEHLSRLVGGGLLVVERSGRHRYYRLASPEVAAAIEAMAVLAPAPPVRSLRQSTRAAALRRARSCYDHLAGRLGVAVTAALLDRQALVRTDGYAGNERAQGDPISAPLSEHPYRLGPEAGSVFAELGVDLADANDSRRPLLRFCVDWSEQRHHLSGALGAAILTRMESAGWVARQDSRRALRLTERGADELDRILGVALPA encoded by the coding sequence ATGTCCGACACAACTCTGCACGGATATGCCGATATCGCCGCCGTCGGGACGCTGCTGGCCGATCCGACCCGGGCCCGGGTGCTCGCGGCGCTGGCCGACGGCCGCGCCCTGCCCGCCTCGGTGCTCGCCGCGGAGGCGGGGGTCGCGGCGTCGACGGCCAGCGAACATCTGTCACGGCTGGTCGGGGGTGGTCTGCTCGTGGTCGAACGGTCCGGCCGGCATCGCTACTACCGGCTGGCGAGTCCGGAGGTGGCGGCCGCGATCGAGGCGATGGCGGTGCTGGCGCCGGCGCCCCCGGTGCGCTCGCTGCGCCAGTCCACCCGGGCCGCCGCCCTGCGCCGGGCCCGCAGTTGCTACGACCATCTCGCGGGGCGGCTGGGTGTCGCGGTGACCGCGGCCCTGCTCGACCGGCAGGCCCTGGTCCGCACCGACGGGTACGCGGGAAACGAACGCGCGCAAGGGGATCCGATTTCGGCGCCGTTGTCCGAACATCCGTATCGGCTGGGTCCCGAGGCCGGATCGGTCTTCGCCGAGCTCGGCGTCGATCTCGCGGACGCGAATGACAGCCGACGGCCGCTGCTGCGGTTCTGTGTCGACTGGAGCGAACAGCGACACCACCTCAGCGGTGCGCTGGGTGCGGCGATCCTCACCCGGATGGAGTCGGCGGGCTGGGTCGCGCGCCAGGATTCCCGGCGCGCGCTGCGCCTGACCGAGCGCGGAGCGGACGAACTGGACCGGATCCTCGGGGTGGCGCTACCGGCCTGA
- a CDS encoding MFS transporter, protein MVSSISPRSPSRQRVLAVMCAGMFLVLLDVTIVNVALPSISHGLHAGVATLQWVVDGYVVAIAGLLLAGGTIGDRIGHRRVLVAGFALFGAASLVCALAPAVSVLIAGRVVQGIGGALLLPSTMAVIVDVFPERSEQARAIGTWAAFSSLALPAGPLVGGFLIGWFGWRPVFWINVPLTAVAIAASLWTVPDRPGDRSGRLDLLGLTGFVAGLSGLVFTVIAAGHGAGPITLAATGTLTVVALLAAGWSANRSENPILPLDLLRRKAFLSPNAVALTGNLIFNGILFVGTLYLQDVRGLSPVRAGMTVLPLAIPLVALAPVAGRCTARWGARGVVSVGCVSGAIGALMLTGLSRTAGFGWLLGGFTLLGCGAGLITAAVVAAVVQATPAGRSGLATGVSNTARQIGTASGVAIFGAVAGAPTGLHFLAGVHTLAVAACVALLGAFAVTRYGIAAPTRLPEDDIPAPEGLAAQSK, encoded by the coding sequence ATGGTTTCCTCGATTTCGCCACGATCGCCGTCCCGGCAGCGCGTCCTGGCGGTGATGTGCGCCGGCATGTTCCTGGTTCTGCTCGATGTCACCATCGTCAATGTCGCGCTGCCCAGCATCTCGCACGGGCTGCACGCGGGGGTGGCGACGTTGCAATGGGTGGTCGACGGCTATGTGGTCGCGATCGCCGGACTGCTGCTGGCCGGTGGCACGATCGGCGACCGGATCGGTCATCGGCGGGTACTGGTCGCCGGATTCGCCCTGTTCGGCGCCGCGTCGCTGGTCTGCGCGCTCGCACCGGCGGTCTCCGTCCTGATCGCCGGACGGGTGGTGCAGGGCATCGGCGGCGCGCTGCTGCTGCCGAGCACGATGGCCGTCATCGTCGACGTGTTCCCGGAACGTTCCGAGCAGGCGCGGGCGATCGGCACCTGGGCGGCCTTCTCCTCCCTGGCGCTACCGGCCGGGCCGCTCGTGGGCGGATTCCTCATCGGCTGGTTCGGCTGGCGACCGGTCTTCTGGATCAACGTGCCACTGACGGCCGTCGCCATCGCCGCGTCACTGTGGACGGTGCCGGACCGGCCGGGCGACCGCAGCGGACGCCTCGATCTGCTCGGCCTGACCGGATTCGTGGCGGGACTGAGCGGGCTGGTGTTCACCGTCATCGCGGCGGGCCACGGCGCCGGCCCGATCACGCTCGCGGCCACCGGAACCCTCACCGTCGTGGCGCTGCTCGCCGCCGGCTGGTCCGCGAACCGCAGCGAGAATCCGATACTGCCGCTGGATCTGTTGCGCCGCAAAGCCTTCCTGAGCCCGAACGCGGTCGCGCTGACCGGCAACCTGATCTTCAACGGCATCCTGTTCGTCGGCACGCTGTATCTACAGGACGTCCGGGGACTGTCGCCGGTGCGCGCGGGAATGACGGTGCTGCCGTTGGCGATTCCGCTGGTGGCCCTCGCGCCGGTCGCGGGCCGCTGCACGGCCCGCTGGGGTGCGCGCGGCGTGGTGAGCGTCGGATGCGTATCCGGCGCGATCGGGGCCCTCATGTTGACGGGCCTGTCCCGCACGGCCGGATTCGGCTGGCTGCTGGGCGGTTTCACGTTGCTCGGCTGCGGCGCCGGACTGATCACGGCCGCGGTGGTGGCTGCCGTGGTACAGGCGACCCCGGCAGGCCGATCCGGACTGGCGACCGGTGTCTCGAACACCGCGCGGCAGATCGGCACGGCCAGTGGCGTCGCGATCTTCGGCGCGGTGGCCGGCGCCCCGACCGGCCTGCACTTCCTCGCCGGGGTGCACACGCTCGCGGTCGCGGCATGCGTGGCCCTGCTTGGCGCCTTCGCCGTCACCCGCTACGGGATCGCGGCCCCCACACGCCTGCCGGAGGACGATATCCCGGCGCCGGAAGGGCTTGCCGCTCAATCGAAGTGA
- a CDS encoding MerR family transcriptional regulator: MLTIGQLAATARVTVRTVRHYHQVGLLPEPERDSSGYRRYGAQAAVDLVRIRTLAEAGVPLARIDALLHAQPDEFAAAVADIDIALRAEIDRLIENRRRIAELASGEELVLPPEMVAVLDRLRGLGVSERTVRLERDWAILLRASDPHAVPQWIRDKSTGFDDPEKMRLYLACDRSVDWDPHDPRVDRLIDDLETWEIEREGHGSRPEHPTPTFALIVGESPAWQRILESLAHRAERRGTAGHEN, encoded by the coding sequence GTGCTCACGATCGGGCAACTCGCTGCGACCGCCCGGGTGACCGTGCGCACCGTCCGCCATTACCACCAGGTCGGCCTGCTACCCGAGCCCGAGCGTGACAGCTCCGGATACCGCCGCTACGGTGCGCAGGCGGCGGTGGATCTGGTCCGGATCAGGACTCTCGCCGAAGCCGGTGTGCCACTGGCCCGCATCGACGCACTGCTGCACGCTCAACCGGACGAATTCGCGGCCGCCGTCGCCGATATCGACATCGCGCTGCGGGCCGAGATCGACCGGCTCATCGAAAACCGCCGCCGCATAGCCGAATTGGCGAGCGGCGAGGAGCTCGTGCTGCCTCCCGAGATGGTCGCCGTGCTGGACCGGTTGCGCGGTCTCGGCGTCAGCGAACGGACGGTCCGGCTCGAGCGCGACTGGGCGATCCTGCTGCGGGCCTCGGACCCGCACGCGGTGCCGCAGTGGATCCGGGACAAGAGCACCGGCTTCGACGACCCCGAGAAGATGCGCCTGTACCTGGCCTGTGATCGCTCGGTCGACTGGGATCCGCACGATCCGCGGGTGGATCGGCTCATCGACGACCTGGAAACCTGGGAGATCGAACGCGAGGGCCACGGCAGCCGCCCTGAGCACCCGACACCCACCTTCGCCTTGATCGTCGGGGAATCACCGGCGTGGCAGCGCATCCTGGAGTCGCTCGCCCACCGCGCCGAGCGGCGCGGGACCGCCGGGCACGAGAACTGA
- a CDS encoding alpha/beta fold hydrolase: MTNNTASATRPAPPVGRLQKVDGRRIFVHRLGTGGPPVVFLPGAGAVGLDYFAVQQKVSQFCTAVVYDRGGTGYSDPVPLPRTAAAVATELHEVLHAQNLTAPYVLVAHSLGGAYAHRFTQLYPGEVAGLVWLDGFHRDWADFQPAAANSTDRQPAPDPGRMRPALRAMFTELVADYPEHLRQPLIDAHTGDEWLRAGIAERRSLTALADELRAGPDLPDVPVVALTTEGTDPGPQASIPEETMRAVHQGMRKMAAAVVSTVSSGEHRVVSDAGHHGLCFTRPDIVVRAIRDVVDRADRA, from the coding sequence ATGACGAACAACACCGCCTCCGCGACTCGGCCCGCTCCGCCGGTCGGGAGGCTCCAGAAGGTCGACGGCCGACGCATTTTCGTACATCGGCTGGGCACCGGCGGGCCGCCGGTCGTGTTCCTGCCGGGTGCGGGCGCGGTCGGTCTGGACTATTTCGCTGTGCAGCAGAAGGTTTCACAGTTCTGCACCGCGGTGGTGTACGACCGTGGCGGCACCGGATACAGCGATCCGGTCCCGCTGCCACGCACCGCCGCCGCGGTCGCGACCGAACTGCACGAGGTGCTGCACGCCCAGAACCTCACCGCCCCATACGTTCTGGTCGCGCATTCGCTCGGCGGCGCCTACGCGCACCGGTTCACCCAGCTGTACCCCGGGGAGGTGGCGGGGCTGGTCTGGCTGGACGGCTTCCACCGCGACTGGGCCGATTTCCAGCCCGCTGCGGCGAATTCGACGGACCGGCAGCCGGCACCCGATCCCGGCCGGATGCGCCCGGCCCTGCGCGCGATGTTCACCGAACTGGTGGCCGACTATCCGGAACACCTGCGGCAGCCGCTGATCGACGCCCACACCGGCGACGAGTGGCTCCGCGCCGGCATCGCCGAGCGGCGCAGCCTCACGGCACTCGCCGACGAATTGCGCGCCGGGCCCGACCTTCCCGACGTACCGGTGGTGGCGCTCACCACCGAGGGCACCGACCCCGGCCCGCAGGCATCCATTCCGGAGGAGACCATGCGCGCGGTGCACCAGGGTATGCGGAAAATGGCTGCGGCCGTGGTGAGTACGGTGTCGTCCGGGGAACACCGCGTCGTCTCCGACGCCGGCCATCACGGATTGTGCTTCACCCGCCCGGATATCGTGGTCCGGGCGATCCGTGACGTCGTCGACCGGGCGGATCGCGCCTAG
- a CDS encoding amidase, with product MEWSFRSAEEQRAALRGGAVSSVELTEEAIARIERDDKAINAICVPDFDRARAAARDADAAYARGEDRPLLGIPVTVKESYNVAGLPTTWGMPQYANHLPAEDALAVSRIKAAGAVILGKTNVPFMLQDWQSYNEIYGTTNNPWDHERTSGGSSGGSAAALASGFGALSLGSDLAGSLRNPAHFCGVYAHKPTLGLVPARGMVPPPAPALPVEGDLAVCGPMARTARDLALLLDVMAGPDPLTHGIAYDLRLPPARHERLADFRVLIIDEHPLMATGSAVRAGVNRVAEALAAGGAHVERHSPLLPDLTETTILYGRLMMSNVGARIPAEAYEQVRTLTAGLAADDPSLDAARLRGMVTSHRDWIAADIQRELHRHRWRQLFTEFDVVVCPITSIPAFPHDHNPDRGAQRLDIDGVEYPYMDQIVWAAPATMSGLPATAVPTGPSPEGLPVGVQLIGPRFEDRTPLRLAELLEQQLGGFRAPGTAVGDESPTVRPPQRNSTPASGT from the coding sequence ATGGAGTGGAGTTTCCGGTCGGCGGAGGAGCAGCGGGCCGCGCTACGGGGTGGTGCGGTGAGCTCGGTGGAGCTGACCGAGGAGGCGATCGCCCGGATCGAGCGGGACGACAAGGCGATCAACGCGATCTGTGTCCCGGACTTCGATCGTGCGCGGGCCGCGGCACGGGATGCCGACGCGGCCTACGCGCGCGGCGAGGACCGGCCGTTGCTCGGAATCCCGGTGACGGTCAAGGAGTCCTACAACGTCGCTGGACTGCCCACGACCTGGGGGATGCCGCAGTACGCGAACCATCTGCCCGCCGAGGACGCGCTGGCGGTGTCGCGGATCAAGGCCGCGGGGGCGGTGATTCTCGGTAAGACCAACGTGCCGTTCATGTTGCAGGACTGGCAGAGTTACAACGAGATCTACGGCACCACCAACAATCCGTGGGATCACGAGCGCACCTCGGGCGGTTCCTCCGGCGGCTCGGCGGCGGCGCTGGCGTCGGGATTCGGCGCGCTGTCGCTCGGCTCCGATCTCGCCGGCTCCCTGCGTAATCCGGCGCATTTCTGCGGCGTCTATGCGCACAAGCCGACCCTCGGACTGGTCCCGGCCCGGGGGATGGTGCCGCCGCCCGCACCGGCGTTGCCGGTCGAGGGCGACCTCGCCGTGTGCGGTCCGATGGCGCGCACCGCGCGCGACCTCGCGCTGCTGCTGGACGTGATGGCCGGACCGGACCCGCTGACCCACGGCATCGCCTACGACCTGAGGCTGCCGCCCGCCCGGCACGAGCGGCTGGCCGACTTCCGGGTCCTGATCATCGACGAACATCCGCTCATGGCAACCGGTTCCGCGGTGCGGGCCGGGGTGAACCGGGTCGCCGAGGCGCTCGCCGCAGGTGGGGCGCACGTCGAGCGGCACAGCCCGCTGCTGCCCGATCTGACCGAAACCACGATCCTGTACGGGCGATTGATGATGTCCAACGTCGGCGCGCGCATCCCCGCCGAGGCGTACGAGCAGGTGCGGACCCTCACCGCCGGCCTCGCGGCCGACGATCCGAGCCTCGATGCCGCGCGGCTGCGGGGCATGGTCACGAGCCATCGCGACTGGATCGCGGCGGATATCCAGCGGGAACTGCACCGCCACCGCTGGCGGCAGCTCTTCACCGAGTTCGACGTCGTGGTGTGCCCGATCACGTCTATTCCCGCGTTCCCGCACGACCACAACCCCGACCGCGGAGCACAACGGCTCGACATCGACGGCGTCGAATACCCCTACATGGACCAGATCGTCTGGGCCGCACCGGCAACCATGTCCGGCCTCCCCGCCACCGCCGTACCCACGGGCCCGTCGCCCGAGGGGCTCCCGGTCGGCGTGCAGCTCATCGGCCCGCGATTCGAGGACCGCACTCCACTGCGCCTGGCCGAACTCCTCGAGCAGCAACTCGGCGGCTTCCGGGCCCCGGGCACCGCGGTCGGCGACGAATCGCCGACAGTGCGCCCACCACAGCGGAATTCGACGCCTGCCTCCGGCACATGA
- a CDS encoding MFS transporter produces MSSDIRLSSPAGRWVLLATVLGSGMALVDSTVVNVALPRIGAEFGASMAGLQWTVNAYTLTLAGFVLLGGSLGDRFGRRRVFLIGVVWFALASALCAAAQDIPMLIAARALQGVGGALLTPGALAIIQASFTPDDRPRAVGAWSGLGGIAGAAGPFLGGWLVGVAGWRWVFLLNLPLAVLVIAVTARHVPETSDESAHGRFDVLGAVLAAAALAGITYALTEAPTHTANRALVILAAVAGIAAAVWFVLVERRRSHATTGPQPMLPAQVFRSRQFTAVNAVTFVVYGAMGVVFFLLPLTLQVVSGFSPILAGAAMLPVTVVMLLLSSPAGGLAQRIGPRIPMTVGLAVAAAGMLLMLRVGRTSTYPGTVLPAVLVFGLGLAAMVAPLTATVLASADPQHAGIASGVNNAVARAAGLLGVAAIPPLAGLAGEAYTDPALFASGFHRAIVVCAVTMLAGAALTVLTVSDDTLRTAPESAAPQCRTHCAIAAPPLDRVPAQDRGDSGGASPSRP; encoded by the coding sequence ATGAGTTCCGATATTCGGCTGTCGTCCCCCGCCGGGCGCTGGGTGCTGCTCGCCACCGTCCTGGGATCCGGGATGGCCCTGGTGGATTCCACCGTCGTCAACGTCGCCCTGCCGCGCATCGGCGCCGAATTCGGTGCGTCGATGGCCGGGTTGCAGTGGACGGTGAACGCCTACACGCTCACCCTCGCCGGATTCGTCCTGCTCGGCGGATCGCTCGGCGACCGGTTCGGGCGGCGGCGGGTGTTCCTGATCGGGGTGGTGTGGTTCGCCCTGGCCTCCGCGTTGTGCGCTGCGGCACAAGACATTCCGATGCTGATCGCGGCGCGCGCACTGCAGGGTGTGGGTGGTGCGCTGCTGACGCCGGGGGCGCTGGCGATCATTCAGGCATCGTTCACGCCGGACGACCGGCCCCGCGCGGTGGGTGCGTGGTCCGGGCTCGGTGGTATCGCGGGTGCGGCGGGCCCCTTCCTGGGCGGCTGGCTGGTCGGCGTGGCCGGGTGGCGCTGGGTCTTCCTGCTGAATCTGCCGCTGGCCGTGCTGGTGATCGCCGTCACCGCCCGCCACGTACCGGAGACCTCCGACGAGAGTGCCCACGGCCGCTTCGACGTGCTCGGCGCGGTCCTCGCGGCGGCGGCCCTGGCCGGGATCACCTACGCCCTGACCGAGGCGCCGACCCATACCGCCAACCGCGCGCTGGTGATCCTCGCGGCGGTGGCCGGGATCGCGGCGGCGGTGTGGTTCGTCCTGGTCGAACGACGACGCTCACACGCCACCACCGGACCCCAGCCGATGCTGCCGGCCCAGGTGTTCCGATCGCGGCAGTTCACCGCCGTGAACGCGGTGACCTTCGTGGTCTACGGCGCGATGGGCGTGGTGTTCTTCCTGCTGCCCCTCACCCTCCAGGTGGTGTCGGGCTTCTCGCCGATCCTCGCGGGTGCGGCGATGTTGCCGGTCACCGTCGTCATGCTGCTGCTGTCCTCACCCGCCGGCGGCCTGGCCCAGCGGATCGGCCCGCGCATCCCGATGACCGTCGGCCTGGCGGTCGCCGCGGCGGGCATGCTGCTGATGCTGCGCGTCGGCCGCACCTCGACCTACCCGGGCACGGTCCTACCGGCGGTACTGGTGTTCGGCCTGGGCCTCGCCGCGATGGTGGCGCCCCTGACCGCCACCGTGCTGGCCTCCGCCGACCCGCAACACGCGGGCATCGCCAGCGGCGTGAACAACGCCGTCGCCCGCGCCGCCGGCCTCCTGGGTGTGGCCGCCATCCCGCCCCTGGCCGGCCTCGCCGGCGAAGCCTACACCGACCCAGCGCTTTTCGCGTCCGGCTTCCACCGGGCGATCGTGGTCTGCGCGGTGACCATGCTGGCCGGCGCCGCCCTCACCGTACTGACCGTCTCCGACGACACCCTGCGTACGGCCCCGGAAAGCGCCGCGCCGCAATGCCGGACCCACTGCGCGATCGCCGCCCCACCACTGGACCGGGTACCCGCGCAGGATCGCGGGGATTCGGGAGGTGCGTCGCCCTCCCGGCCCTGA
- a CDS encoding NUDIX domain-containing protein, with the protein MRSEPVERLIDTVAWVLIEEGRILCARPRGKDVFYIPGGKREPGESDLQTLLREIDEELTVALLPGTVAHVGTYDADVPGEPGVLVRMACYTAEFAGTLAPSSEIDEIAWFGYADRDRVPPVDRILFDDLVARGLLPR; encoded by the coding sequence ATGCGCAGCGAACCCGTGGAGCGGCTCATCGACACCGTGGCCTGGGTGCTCATCGAGGAGGGCCGCATCCTGTGCGCCCGGCCGCGCGGCAAGGATGTGTTCTACATCCCGGGCGGTAAGCGCGAGCCCGGCGAGTCGGATCTGCAGACGCTGCTGCGCGAGATCGACGAGGAGCTGACCGTCGCGTTGCTGCCGGGCACGGTCGCCCACGTCGGCACCTACGACGCGGATGTACCCGGCGAACCCGGCGTGCTGGTCCGGATGGCTTGTTACACAGCCGAATTCGCGGGAACCCTCGCCCCCAGTAGTGAGATCGACGAGATCGCCTGGTTCGGTTACGCGGACCGTGACCGGGTCCCGCCGGTGGACCGGATCCTCTTCGACGATCTGGTCGCCCGGGGCCTGCTCCCCCGCTGA